The Leishmania mexicana MHOM/GT/2001/U1103 complete genome, chromosome 29 DNA window CACCTGGACAGGGTCGACAATGCCGGCTTCAAACATGTCCACGTACGTGCTATGTTGCGCGTCGTATCCCATGGACGTCTCTTGATACTCAGCCACGTTCTCGACTATCACAGCGCCCTCCTCACCGGCGTTTTCACTGATCTTCTTCAGGGGAAGGCGAATGGCGTTGCGCACAATCTGAATGCCAGTGCGGCGGTCCTGCTCCATCTCCTCGTCGTTAAGCAAGAGTTCGTCGAGCTTCTTCGAGGCGTGCAGGagagccgcgccgccaccagccACGATGCCTTCGCCGAGCGCGTTGCGGGCCGCATTCAGCGCGTCCAGCACTCGATCCTTCGACTCGCTCACTTCGATTGCGGAGCGACCACCCACACGGATGACGGCGTGGGTGCAATTTAGTTTCGAGATGCGCTCCCGCATGGCCTCGCGGCTTTCCTCGGTCATGAGACGCTCCAGCCggctctgcagcagccggaCTCGCGCTGACGTGTCGCCCGTGCCGCACACGACAGTGTTGTCCATGGTCTGCTCCATGTGTTTTGCGGACCCGAGCAGGCATTTCACGTCCTCCACGTACCCGACGGAGCTGACCTTCTCCACGTTGCACTggcaggaggaggcaacgtcgtgcagctcttcctccttcAACTCTGGggcacacaccacaccacactGAACGACGCCACATTCGTGATTCAGGATGATCGTCTGCAGCACCGGGTTGGCAAAAGAGGGACCAATCAGCACCAacggtcgctgctgcgcccgtGCCGCCCCCAACAGCCGTACCACatcctgcaccgcctccagcggctgcgcagtgACAAAGAGTAGCGGGTTGTCCAGCCTGCTGCGCAGGTTGGCTCTGTCGGTCATGAGGGCGCTGGAAAGAAAGCCGTGCTCGGTGCTCCAGCCATCGTATCTCGACCACTCCGTTGTGGCCGCCTTTCCATCCAGTACAGACACAAAGCCCTTCACGCCGaccgcctgcaccgcctgcgcaaTGAGAGTGCCGAGGGGTCGCTCGCCGTTCGCGCTGATGGTGGCCACGTTCTCAAGCATGGCGAAGTCCTTGACCGGGCGGGTCTGCGCTGCCAGGTCATCAAGGATAATTTCAACAGCCGCGTCGATGCCGCGCTTGAGGTCCATCGGGTTCGCCCCGGTTGCGACACTCTTGTAGCCCTCGGCGAAGATGCTCCAGGCGAGAAtggtcgccgtcgtcgtgccATCGCCCGCCACATCGTTGGTTTTGTTGGCCACCTGTCGGATCAACTTCGCCCCGACGTCCTCGAACTGGTCGTGAAACTCGATCGAGCGGGCTACTGTGACGCCGTCTTTGGTGATCTTTGGCTCCCCGTCCGGTTGCCGAATTATCACGTTCCGGCCCTTGGGGCCGAGCGTTACTCCGACGGCAGTGGCGATGCGCTCGATACCAGATAGTAtcagctgccgcgcctctCCGCCAAACTCGATAGACTTGCCGCTTGCCAAACGGCGCGATAAGGCGAACATCTGTCGCGACAAAGTGTCGCGCAACTGCTATCTGTGGCTAAATTAGGAGGCACAGAGACACTACGGACTACAGAAGCTCACTGTAAAGAGGTGAGCAGTCCGACAAGGGGAATGCGCTCGGCCCACGCTCTGAGCATCCtcacatgtgcgtgtggtgcgcGTGACAGACGACgataaaaaaaaacacaaacGCCAACagacgcccgcacgcacgaaGACGTGAGTGAGAGAGCCGAAACAACGGAGAGAGGAGTgcaaagagagaaaaaagcgCAGTGGAGTGCATGCAAACTCATGGCGATACCGAAAGGGTGCGCCGAGAATGGCCCTTGTGGAAGATGTGGTACAGACGTTATAGTGGCttctgtcgctgccgtctcTCAGCTACTCCCGTTGCCGCTAGAGAAACAAGTCGAGCGGCACCCTCAGCACCTCTCAACGAGAGGCCATGGTGTCACATGGCACGCAAGCACCAACATCGCCTCACGTTATCGTTGCATCTCTTGGAAAGTGAGAAGAGAGCTACAGAGAGTCAGCGGACTGCCCTCTCACAACATTTTCTTTTGACGTTGGTAATGCGGCAGCACGGCACACTCGTAAGcgaacgcgcgcacacacagccacacacgtgtgtgcacaaACACCGCTCACACGCTTTTCTATGCAAAGGGAAGCCATCTAAGACCGAATACAAGCAGGTGAGTGCGCACGCCTACCGGGGCCGATTGatcttctcccttctctgcctgccctcctcttcacGACCACCCTGCATGTTCACcgaggagaaagaggggagggcggaggacGAGAGACCCGATCCATTGGTCGTCATGTACAGCATCTATGCGCGTCTTGACGCATTCGCGGAAGTAGAGAGGTAAGCGCGCCTCCCAAGGCTCACGATTCCCAGCGGCCCATCTCGGGGTCACCACTGCCTACCTCGCCATCATTTTCAACGGAGACGAGtgagtttttttttttcggaaAGCTGCGGGGCAGACAACTCACAGCAaagtgagggggaggagggggaggaggtgcagcgcaccgcgcacactgatgcggcgatggtggtgtgGAGAAGCCTGTCTTTGTCCCAAGAGGGGGGAAAGGGCACACGGAGATGGACTCTCAGCTTATGTTCTGAAGCACAGCACGCTGTCGTGCTAGATCCATTTGAAAGCGGGAGGCTGCATTGCACACCAGCGGCCCCCCGCGCAGCATCCCAACGGCGGCTCCGTTTCCGTCAAGGGCGTCGCTGCGATCCCCCATAAGCTGAATCCGCAGGCGCTCCTGGGAGCTGGCAGCGTCCTCGGCCTGACGGCGAATCGCTTCAAAGCGGCTTAGCAGCTCCTTCTTTTCGACCTCAAACTTCTCGCGCTCCTGCCGAAGTGCCTGGCGCTctgcggccgcggcgtcgcacAAGCGCTTGTGCTCGTCCTTTATGTGACACGCTGTGGCCCAGTCAGACTCGATGGACTCCAGCTTCATCTTGTACTCCTCCTCACGAGAGCGCAGAGCCTTGAGGAGGTCTGTCTCGTCGCGATTTTGTCGCTCCCGCACCATGGACGCCTCTGCCCGCTCTCGCGCGATCGCAATCCGCTCgttctgcagctccgccatcgcctccatcTTCTTCGCGAGGAACTCTTCAAACTGCTGCTCTAGTAACTTGCGCTCCTGTGCCACCTCACCTAGCATGAGCCGACGATCCTTCTCCGCTTGCTGGCGGAGGGTGTCGTAGTGGGCGTGGGCCTCGCGAAAGGTGCGACGGTCCTCCTCGCTGTTCTTGCTGAAGGAAGATAAGGCGAGCTCGAACTTGGCGTACAGGCCGGCCACACGGGCTCGctcagccgccaccgtctcctGGCTTGTCTTCATCTCTGCAACCATCGCGTCCAGCACGGCCTGCTGTTCGTCCAGCTGACGCTCcttctgctgcagcactggCATGCGCTCCGCCAACAGCTTCTCGTTCATGGTCTTCGTAGCTTCCATTGTCTCCTGCATGGTTGCCACCAGCGCCTCGATACGACTAACGTTGCCGACATGCCCATCCATcgtggcgagctgctgcgcgtgctgcctttgcagctgctccagcgcagcctcGTGACGCTTCGCCATCATGCCTAGTTCTGCCT harbors:
- a CDS encoding putative chaperonin HSP60/CNP60, with the translated sequence MFALSRRLASGKSIEFGGEARQLILSGIERIATAVGVTLGPKGRNVIIRQPDGEPKITKDGVTVARSIEFHDQFEDVGAKLIRQVANKTNDVAGDGTTTATILAWSIFAEGYKSVATGANPMDLKRGIDAAVEIILDDLAAQTRPVKDFAMLENVATISANGERPLGTLIAQAVQAVGVKGFVSVLDGKAATTEWSRYDGWSTEHGFLSSALMTDRANLRSRLDNPLLFVTAQPLEAVQDVVRLLGAARAQQRPLVLIGPSFANPVLQTIILNHECGVVQCGVVCAPELKEEELHDVASSCQCNVEKVSSVGYVEDVKCLLGSAKHMEQTMDNTVVCGTGDTSARVRLLQSRLERLMTEESREAMRERISKLNCTHAVIRVGGRSAIEVSESKDRVLDALNAARNALGEGIVAGGGAALLHASKKLDELLLNDEEMEQDRRTGIQIVRNAIRLPLKKISENAGEEGAVIVENVAEYQETSMGYDAQHSTYVDMFEAGIVDPVQVVRSCVVDAASVAGLMITTEASVCDYRPTPDKRRK